In the genome of Gadus morhua chromosome 14, gadMor3.0, whole genome shotgun sequence, one region contains:
- the gas2b gene encoding growth arrest-specific protein 2 gives MDTTLDGPLSPITGLGMACPFSPTPRNPGPGLASPQEYSQWLPCRHDASLLPMKEDLVLWLKTIMGTSSGVVDLNADSLIERLDSGVLLCQLAQQLQQRMILSCSDKVQPFIRRVIHWRADATSGSFFARDNTANFLYWCRKIGVDEAYLFESEGLVLHKQPREVCLCLMELGRIASRYGIEPPGLVKLEREIEREEAGFLSPSSPLCFSFFPSPSQPREPSPPPPPSPPPPPAPEPPTPDAHGVIPGAQTAATCSSCARALPTASTKTVSTQTQTFSFPPPPANTTPLPPTPATTTPPTQPQSAPSLPGITRPLGRSAGRRVASPATDLLDDIVRNLVEKPACQCPVKFPVEKQPKGRYRVGEKILYVRMLNERHVMVRVGGGWETFMGYLTKHDPCRGGPACRGPEVRVSRAKTPQVKDLSPDSYMVVGAHCRGKK, from the exons ATGGACACCACCCTAGACGGCCCCCTGAGCCCCATCACCGGCCTGGGCATGGCGTGTCCGTTTAGCCCCACGCCTAGGAACCCCGGGCCGGGCCTGGCCAGTCCCCAGGAGTACAGCCAGTGGCTCCCCTGTCGCCATGACGCCAGCCTGCTACCCATGAAGGAAGACCTGGTGTTGTGGCTCAAAACTATCATGG gtacTTCCTCTGGAGTGGTGGACCTGAATGCAGACAGCCTGATAGAGCGTCTGGACAGCGGAGTCCTCCTCTGTCAGCTCgcacagcagctgcagcagcgcATGATCCTGTCCTGTAGTGACAAG gtgcagcCCTTCATTCGCAGGGTGATACACTGGCGAGCTGACGCTACTTCCGGATCTTTCTTTGCCCGAGACAACACCGCTAACTTCCTCTACTGGTGCCGCAAGATCGGCGTTGATGAAGCGTATCTGTTTGAATCAGAGGGTTTGG TGCTCCACAAGCAGCCCCGGGAGGTGTGCCTCTGTCTGATGGAGTTGGGAAGGATTGCATCAAG GTATGGGATCGAACCCCCGGGACTGGTGAAGCTGGAGCGAGAGAtcgagagggaggaggcgggcttcctctctccatcttcccctCTCTGCTTTTCCTTTTTCCCCTCTCCGTCCCAACCAAGGgaaccctctccccctccccctccatccccgccTCCGCCCCCCGCCCCAGAGCCACCGACCCCCGACGCGCACGGCGTCATCCCCGGCGCCCAAACCGCCGCCACGTGTTCGTCATGCGCTCGGGCCCTGCCCACGGCCTCCACCAAAACGGTGTCCACTCAGACCCAAaccttctccttcccccctcctccggccAACACAACACCCCTCCCGCCCACCCCCGCGACTACGAcaccccccacccagccccagagcgCCCCCTCGCTCCCGGGCATCACCCGGCCCCTCGGCCGATCGGCAGGCCGCAGAGTTGCCAGCCCTGCCACTGACCTCTTGGATGACATA GTGAGGAACCTGGTGGAGAAGCCCGCGTGCCAATGCCCGGTGAAGTTCCCGGTGGAGAAGCAGCCCAAGGGACGCTACAGAGTTGGGGAGAAGATCCTCTATGTTCGG ATGCTGAATGAGAGACATGTGATGGTCCGTGTTGGAGGCGGATGGGAGACCTTCATGGGGTACCTGACCAAACATGACCCCTGCAGAGGAGGGCCAGCATGCAGGGGGCCCGAGGTTAGAGTGAGCCGGGCTAAGACCCCCCAGGTGAAGGACCTGTCCCCCGACAGCTACATGGTGGTCGGGGCACACTGTCGTGGAAAAAAGTAG